In Leptospira sp. WS58.C1, a single genomic region encodes these proteins:
- a CDS encoding caspase family protein, whose translation MKSLISIIGISLFLFSTDVFAQKRLGLIFGSNYKGNKAGIPELNLCEADAKYLHDEIKRVGKFDEIKIVLGKDVTKDNIQKEIKALASKAKADDTVFLYFSGHGAFQRDEKAKNGMRNLIICYDRPHLSDDELNDYLEGIKSPKTVFVFDCCFSGGIAKKGKATRGSANVPIPEGSDGTVKQDSQDFFFQDKAIISSADDNQTAIEVGGTINHGIFTYNFGKALSKGDLNQDNVITALEAFFASKDETVNMAKKYDHEQVPQISGNASGIFLAGEKKPEPPKPVEPVKPPVNPTPVPDVQPPKPEPETPVVTNEEPPVVPTNLKGDLVIKTTIIQDRAYAVSDLPPEIRLTSGKKRVGNRSIRVLIDDKEVDKTITTESSNYWGATKRMGKLTPGATYTLTVKGVPAGVHKVTIQADDYPEIQKTQAVLPNKRNDLEVVTSMTGYGAIRGKVFYRTLDNPVINQPIFMPTITSVTGIQKLNTDQNGNFWFTNLKPGEYEIKATFAEDLNLNNADIKVREGEVTEVDIILNVKLPSTKTKY comes from the coding sequence TTGAAATCCTTAATTTCCATAATCGGAATTTCCCTCTTTTTGTTTTCCACCGATGTGTTCGCACAGAAAAGGTTAGGCCTTATCTTCGGATCCAACTATAAAGGAAACAAAGCCGGAATTCCGGAATTAAATCTTTGCGAGGCGGATGCCAAATATCTACACGATGAGATCAAACGTGTAGGAAAATTCGATGAAATTAAAATTGTTTTAGGTAAGGACGTAACCAAAGACAATATTCAGAAAGAAATTAAGGCTCTTGCTTCCAAAGCAAAAGCGGACGATACGGTTTTTCTTTATTTCTCCGGTCACGGTGCTTTTCAAAGAGATGAAAAAGCAAAGAACGGAATGAGAAACCTGATCATTTGTTATGATAGGCCTCACCTTTCCGACGACGAATTGAACGATTATTTAGAAGGGATCAAATCTCCTAAAACGGTTTTCGTTTTCGACTGCTGCTTCTCCGGCGGGATCGCTAAAAAGGGAAAGGCAACCAGAGGATCTGCCAATGTTCCGATCCCGGAAGGTAGTGATGGAACAGTCAAACAAGACTCTCAGGATTTTTTCTTCCAAGATAAGGCGATTATTTCCAGTGCGGATGATAATCAAACTGCAATCGAAGTCGGTGGAACGATCAATCACGGGATCTTTACGTACAATTTCGGAAAGGCTCTCTCTAAGGGGGATTTAAACCAGGACAACGTGATCACCGCACTCGAAGCATTCTTCGCTTCTAAAGACGAAACGGTGAATATGGCTAAAAAGTACGATCACGAACAGGTGCCTCAGATTTCGGGTAACGCGTCCGGTATCTTCTTAGCCGGAGAAAAAAAGCCCGAACCTCCAAAACCTGTTGAGCCGGTTAAACCTCCCGTAAATCCGACTCCGGTTCCGGATGTACAACCTCCTAAACCTGAGCCTGAAACTCCCGTTGTCACTAACGAAGAACCTCCGGTTGTTCCTACAAATCTGAAAGGTGATCTTGTGATCAAAACCACGATCATCCAAGACAGAGCTTATGCTGTTTCCGATCTTCCTCCGGAGATCCGTTTGACTTCCGGTAAGAAGAGAGTGGGAAATCGGTCTATTAGAGTACTTATCGATGATAAGGAAGTGGATAAAACCATCACTACCGAATCTTCCAATTATTGGGGCGCGACTAAGAGAATGGGAAAACTGACACCAGGTGCAACTTATACCTTAACAGTCAAAGGTGTACCTGCCGGAGTTCATAAGGTGACCATTCAAGCGGACGATTATCCGGAAATTCAAAAAACCCAGGCTGTCCTTCCTAATAAGAGAAACGATCTGGAAGTGGTAACCTCTATGACCGGCTATGGCGCGATCCGAGGAAAAGTATTCTACAGAACCTTGGATAATCCTGTGATCAATCAACCGATCTTCATGCCTACGATCACAAGCGTGACCGGTATCCAAAAATTGAATACCGATCAAAACGGTAACTTCTGGTTTACAAACCTGAAACCGGGGGAGTACGAGATCAAAGCTACATTCGCGGAAGATCTGAATTTGAATAATGCGGATATTAAGGTAAGAGAAGGAGAAGTAACTGAAGTGGATATTATCCTGAACGTAAAACTTCCTTCTACCAAAACCAAATATTAA
- the ilvC gene encoding ketol-acid reductoisomerase — MANLYYDKDTDLSVLKGKTIAVIGYGSQGHAQAQNMKDSGLKVIIGLKEGSKSKKEAEEAGFEVFSVSEAAKKADIIQILAPDEIQADIYKADIEPNLKDGDALVFSHGFNIHFEFIQPPKTVDVYMVAPKGPGHLVRRVYVEGGGVPCLIAVNQDATGTAKQRALAHAAGVGGGRAGILETSFREETETDLFGEQVVLCGGLSNLIMAGFETLTEAGYDPEIAYFECLHEVKLITDLIYEGGLARMRYSISGTAEYGDYVSGPRIIDAGVKARMKDVLADIQKANGSKFAKAWIAETKAGYPEFNKMREKNAGHPIEDVGKKLRSMMKWLSK, encoded by the coding sequence ATGGCTAATTTATATTACGATAAAGATACGGATCTTTCCGTATTAAAAGGAAAGACCATCGCCGTAATCGGATACGGAAGCCAAGGTCACGCACAAGCTCAGAACATGAAAGATTCCGGGCTGAAAGTTATCATCGGTCTCAAGGAAGGATCCAAATCCAAAAAAGAAGCCGAAGAAGCCGGTTTCGAAGTATTCTCTGTTTCCGAAGCCGCTAAAAAAGCGGACATTATCCAAATTCTAGCTCCGGACGAGATCCAAGCTGATATTTATAAAGCGGATATCGAGCCGAATCTGAAAGACGGAGACGCATTAGTTTTCTCTCATGGATTTAATATCCATTTCGAATTCATCCAACCTCCTAAAACCGTAGACGTTTACATGGTGGCTCCAAAAGGACCGGGACACTTAGTTCGCAGAGTGTATGTAGAAGGCGGCGGAGTTCCTTGTTTGATCGCCGTAAACCAAGATGCAACCGGAACTGCGAAACAAAGAGCGCTTGCTCACGCAGCGGGAGTCGGTGGCGGAAGAGCAGGGATCTTAGAAACTTCTTTCAGAGAAGAGACTGAAACGGATCTTTTCGGAGAACAAGTAGTTCTCTGCGGTGGTCTTTCCAACTTGATCATGGCGGGATTCGAAACTCTAACCGAAGCGGGGTACGATCCTGAGATCGCTTATTTCGAATGTTTACATGAAGTTAAACTGATTACCGACTTGATCTACGAAGGTGGTTTAGCTCGTATGCGTTATTCCATTTCCGGAACTGCGGAATACGGAGACTATGTTTCCGGACCTCGTATCATCGATGCGGGTGTTAAAGCCCGCATGAAAGATGTTCTTGCGGATATCCAAAAAGCGAACGGTTCTAAGTTTGCAAAAGCTTGGATCGCGGAAACTAAAGCAGGCTATCCTGAATTCAATAAGATGAGAGAGAAAAACGCAGGTCATCCGATCGAGGATGTTGGTAAAAAATTACGCAGCATGATGAAATGGCTGAGTAAATGA
- a CDS encoding methyl-accepting chemotaxis protein produces MAIRSETEKILAQGPITINRIRFGLTLLYFASIAMGYKRSTLFQNSLYILGTSIMVMYVTYSFLKNRFGSGVSPFLGKVFIITDVVVLCLVMIGATTEDSKLASNIIKQVVLYTINVIYIVYAGLLLSPRFVYLIGLLTIFCQTLVTVNAANTGVIFTEDSITSITPGYAAMSEQITKMLFLLTTAFIVVAVIKIFLQLKNVEEEKSQAIEKSKADLEHGRIRMTESAVSLRENSKKLKEFSDDFSEVISNHAASFEEISSTMEEFMAQTEQSAETVKDQFSKIEGLLGESRNLNTLIDRISGHSNDLNRNMDIVLEAGKAVSEFVDGLRTSLESLGSSFRSVGEVNQIMSDVADRTNLLSLNASIEAARAGAAGRGFAVVATEVSKLAESSSENADRISKIINESTKYVQVGQKSAHTANEKVKEQDTLFTNFLDSFKQLNQLLGEQKIVNERFLNSLSVLRNLSSDIESASKEQTLGANAIMTSVSSLQSSMDSLLRKSEMLAETIKILETEAQTLASKS; encoded by the coding sequence ATGGCGATACGTTCCGAAACGGAAAAAATTCTCGCTCAAGGTCCGATTACGATCAATAGGATCCGATTCGGTCTGACATTGCTTTATTTTGCATCCATCGCAATGGGATACAAAAGAAGTACCCTATTCCAAAACTCCCTTTATATTCTCGGGACTTCTATTATGGTGATGTATGTCACCTACTCATTCCTCAAAAATAGGTTTGGGAGCGGAGTATCTCCTTTTTTAGGAAAAGTTTTCATAATAACCGATGTGGTCGTTCTCTGTTTGGTCATGATCGGAGCGACTACCGAAGATTCGAAGCTTGCCTCGAATATTATCAAACAAGTTGTGCTTTATACGATTAACGTTATTTATATTGTTTATGCTGGACTGTTGCTTTCGCCCAGATTCGTATATTTGATCGGACTTTTAACTATCTTCTGCCAGACTTTGGTAACAGTGAATGCGGCAAATACAGGGGTTATTTTTACCGAAGACAGCATAACTTCCATCACCCCCGGTTATGCAGCTATGTCTGAACAGATTACCAAAATGTTGTTCTTGTTGACCACGGCATTCATTGTGGTTGCGGTAATTAAAATCTTTCTTCAGCTAAAGAATGTAGAAGAGGAAAAATCCCAAGCTATCGAAAAGTCCAAGGCGGACTTAGAACACGGCAGGATCAGAATGACCGAATCTGCAGTTTCATTGAGAGAGAATTCGAAAAAGTTAAAAGAGTTCTCGGATGATTTTTCGGAAGTAATCAGCAATCATGCCGCTTCTTTCGAAGAGATCAGTTCTACCATGGAAGAATTTATGGCACAAACAGAACAGTCCGCAGAAACTGTAAAAGACCAATTTTCAAAAATTGAAGGTTTACTGGGAGAAAGTAGAAACCTCAATACTTTGATCGATCGGATTTCCGGACATTCCAATGATTTGAATCGTAATATGGATATAGTATTGGAAGCGGGAAAAGCGGTCAGCGAATTTGTAGATGGGCTCAGAACTTCTTTAGAATCTTTAGGTAGTTCTTTCCGTTCCGTGGGAGAGGTGAATCAGATCATGTCTGACGTTGCAGATAGAACCAACCTTTTATCTTTAAACGCATCGATTGAAGCCGCTAGAGCCGGCGCTGCAGGAAGAGGATTTGCAGTAGTTGCAACGGAAGTTTCCAAACTTGCGGAGAGTAGCTCCGAGAATGCGGATCGTATTTCTAAAATAATAAACGAAAGTACTAAATACGTGCAAGTCGGACAAAAATCCGCTCATACAGCAAATGAAAAAGTGAAGGAGCAAGATACTTTGTTCACAAACTTTTTAGATAGTTTTAAACAACTGAATCAACTATTGGGCGAACAGAAAATAGTGAACGAACGTTTTTTGAACAGTCTTTCAGTTTTAAGAAATTTATCTTCCGATATTGAATCCGCTTCCAAAGAGCAGACTTTAGGAGCAAATGCGATCATGACGTCGGTTTCTTCTTTACAAAGTTCAATGGATTCTTTGTTAAGAAAGAGCGAAATGTTGGCAGAAACCATCAAAATTTTGGAAACCGAAGCGCAAACATTGGCTTCAAAAAGTTAG
- a CDS encoding methyl-accepting chemotaxis protein — MDNERTTEKIAALGPLTIGRIRIGLVFLFLASLAASWEQSTFEQNMAYLGGTIAMGIVSAINLFYSFKKGTIPKRIGMFSVISDIIILGCVMFFAASTEKNMSSGIIRQIILYAINVIFIVYSGLLLSPRFVILTGFVSAVCQGIVILNCYLHGVVFSEEPLEVLSPGFASISEQVLKLIFLIVISFIVKSVINIFSLLRSAEEEKLTTILISGNELRKSKGKMDSAAVSLREKSRSLRNFSDEFFDVINNHAASFDEIGSTLSQFLSQIESAAATVKDQFGRIEQLVNKSQSLRTLIDKIADYSSELNERIYSVQNTSKEVTKFVSGLSESLESLGESFRSVGEVTDIMAEVADRTNLLSLNASIEAARAGVAGRGFAVVATEVSKLAESSGQNAARISKIIRESNNYVANGRNTASVTSEKVRDQENQFTTFLERFNELNGLLENQIKINDEFLFSLSELRKLSAGIETSSNEQNTGASMIMGAISELQSSMDSLLRKSELLSDTIKVLEEEAELLAKEN, encoded by the coding sequence ATGGACAACGAACGAACCACGGAAAAAATAGCGGCTTTAGGTCCTCTAACTATCGGTAGGATCAGGATCGGCCTGGTTTTTCTATTTTTAGCCTCCCTAGCGGCTTCTTGGGAGCAAAGCACTTTCGAACAGAATATGGCTTACTTGGGTGGGACGATCGCGATGGGGATTGTTTCCGCTATAAATCTGTTTTATTCCTTTAAAAAGGGAACTATCCCGAAACGGATCGGAATGTTCTCCGTTATTTCCGATATAATAATTCTCGGATGTGTGATGTTCTTTGCGGCATCCACCGAAAAAAACATGTCTTCCGGGATTATACGGCAGATCATATTATATGCAATTAACGTAATATTTATCGTATATTCCGGATTACTTCTTAGTCCTAGATTCGTGATTTTAACCGGATTCGTATCCGCAGTCTGTCAAGGGATCGTGATATTGAATTGTTATCTTCATGGTGTTGTGTTTTCGGAAGAACCTTTGGAAGTTCTTTCTCCCGGATTTGCTTCTATCTCCGAACAGGTACTCAAATTGATCTTTCTTATCGTGATCTCCTTCATAGTGAAAAGTGTGATCAACATATTCTCACTTTTGCGTAGTGCGGAAGAGGAAAAATTAACGACGATCTTAATATCCGGAAACGAATTAAGAAAAAGTAAGGGAAAAATGGATTCTGCAGCCGTTTCTTTACGGGAAAAATCCAGATCTTTACGGAATTTTTCCGACGAGTTTTTTGATGTGATCAACAATCATGCCGCTTCGTTTGACGAGATCGGAAGTACTCTCAGCCAGTTTTTATCTCAAATTGAAAGCGCAGCTGCGACAGTAAAGGATCAATTCGGAAGAATCGAACAACTAGTAAACAAAAGCCAAAGTTTGAGGACCTTAATCGATAAGATCGCTGATTATTCTTCCGAATTGAATGAGCGTATTTACTCGGTTCAGAACACAAGTAAGGAAGTGACAAAATTCGTTTCCGGACTTTCCGAATCTTTGGAATCTTTGGGGGAATCGTTTCGATCCGTAGGCGAAGTTACGGACATTATGGCCGAAGTAGCGGATCGTACTAATTTACTTTCTTTGAATGCTTCCATAGAAGCAGCAAGAGCGGGAGTTGCAGGAAGAGGTTTCGCAGTGGTTGCAACGGAAGTTTCCAAACTTGCGGAAAGTAGCGGTCAAAATGCAGCTAGGATCTCGAAGATCATCAGAGAATCCAATAATTACGTGGCTAACGGAAGAAATACCGCTTCCGTAACTTCCGAAAAAGTAAGAGATCAGGAAAATCAATTTACTACGTTTTTGGAAAGATTCAACGAGTTGAATGGACTATTGGAAAATCAGATCAAAATAAACGACGAATTTCTGTTTAGTTTATCCGAATTACGAAAACTTTCTGCGGGGATCGAGACTTCATCCAATGAACAGAATACGGGAGCCTCTATGATCATGGGTGCTATCTCGGAATTACAAAGTTCAATGGATTCTTTATTAAGAAAAAGCGAACTTTTATCGGACACAATCAAAGTTTTGGAAGAAGAAGCAGAACTTCTCGCGAAGGAAAATTGA
- a CDS encoding MutS family DNA mismatch repair protein, whose protein sequence is MNPLNRVRRLGSEISRLGKIIQKEESALSLLSTFRILSFLFFIAWVVGVYLFRTVSDLYYLPSILILAIFYRLLSTYQKRREKIRRLHVWSEFLTAQISRIELDGKRYPKAKREYYKNLVLETGLPAWTKDLDFLGEKGIFSRIDTTVIQKGTSRFLGYFLETPDESNVIARQNAVYGLSKKSRVVQKLLRQFRLYEASFPARREGEEEKLPSYIPKIGNLQPERSEKNKIDFPFNLFEEEPNAFWKSSFGKMAGVFRVLFPFWLVLIWLLVLGSFLFGQTWGFGIFILHSAFFGSYRNRSLKMLQPIAEDSETLEELGKLLLYIRSSNLTGTKGEVFLSNWKKKELKDSWKTFLKISNLAAYTQSPLAHALLNILFFFDLWIWRRYSSWWNQDGTSLKASMSDLAELDSLLPLTNLSWIEPGFTFPKLEKSNTTIYAKDLVHPLIPYEKRVPNDLEPMQPGKLLLLTGSNMSGKTTYLRALGISGIFAMAGGPVPASEFITPILEVHSSIRNEDSVEEGISFFYAEVRRLGRILQDIKNSDKGRLVLLDEILKGTNSRERTIACKGILKKLRQYGVFGIITTHDLELADLPELSLFHFREEIENGKMTFDYKIRSGIVQSSNALEVLRLEGLDLD, encoded by the coding sequence ATGAACCCCCTGAATAGGGTCCGTCGACTTGGATCCGAAATTTCCCGTCTGGGCAAGATCATTCAAAAGGAAGAATCCGCTCTTTCCTTATTATCCACTTTCCGGATACTTTCCTTCTTATTCTTTATCGCCTGGGTTGTCGGAGTTTATCTTTTCCGTACAGTATCCGATCTGTATTATTTACCTTCTATTCTTATCTTAGCGATCTTCTATCGTTTATTATCTACATACCAAAAGAGAAGGGAGAAGATCCGAAGATTACATGTCTGGTCCGAATTCCTAACGGCTCAGATTTCCAGGATCGAGTTGGATGGGAAACGTTATCCCAAGGCCAAGAGAGAATATTATAAAAATCTTGTATTAGAGACAGGACTTCCCGCTTGGACGAAAGATCTGGATTTTTTGGGGGAAAAGGGGATTTTTTCTAGAATAGACACCACTGTTATCCAGAAAGGAACTTCCAGATTTTTAGGATACTTTTTGGAAACTCCCGATGAATCCAATGTGATTGCAAGACAAAACGCAGTATATGGGCTTTCCAAAAAAAGTAGGGTCGTACAAAAGTTACTCAGACAATTTAGGTTGTACGAGGCTTCTTTTCCGGCGAGAAGAGAAGGAGAAGAAGAAAAACTTCCCTCTTATATTCCGAAGATCGGGAACTTACAGCCGGAACGTTCAGAAAAGAATAAGATAGATTTTCCCTTTAATTTATTTGAAGAAGAGCCGAACGCTTTTTGGAAATCCTCCTTTGGAAAAATGGCTGGAGTGTTTAGAGTTTTATTTCCTTTTTGGTTAGTTCTTATTTGGCTTTTAGTATTGGGAAGTTTTCTATTCGGGCAAACCTGGGGATTCGGGATCTTCATTCTACATTCCGCATTTTTCGGATCTTATAGAAATAGATCCTTAAAAATGTTACAACCCATTGCGGAAGACTCCGAAACATTAGAGGAATTAGGAAAACTTCTGCTCTATATTCGGTCTTCGAATCTTACCGGAACAAAAGGAGAAGTTTTTCTTTCCAATTGGAAGAAGAAAGAATTAAAAGATTCTTGGAAAACATTCCTGAAAATTTCAAACCTAGCGGCTTATACCCAATCTCCTCTCGCTCATGCCTTATTGAATATTTTATTTTTTTTCGATCTTTGGATCTGGAGAAGGTACTCATCTTGGTGGAATCAGGATGGAACTTCCTTAAAGGCTTCCATGTCGGATCTCGCAGAGTTGGATTCCCTACTTCCGCTTACAAACTTGAGTTGGATAGAGCCTGGGTTTACATTCCCTAAATTAGAAAAATCGAATACGACGATCTATGCGAAGGATCTTGTTCATCCGTTGATCCCCTATGAAAAGAGAGTGCCGAACGATCTGGAGCCTATGCAACCGGGGAAACTTCTTCTTTTAACCGGATCGAATATGTCGGGAAAAACAACATACTTAAGGGCGCTAGGAATTTCGGGAATATTCGCGATGGCAGGCGGACCGGTTCCTGCATCCGAATTTATTACTCCTATCTTAGAAGTACATTCCAGTATACGTAACGAAGACTCTGTAGAAGAAGGAATCTCTTTCTTTTATGCGGAAGTCAGACGTTTAGGAAGAATATTACAAGATATTAAAAATTCCGACAAAGGTAGATTAGTTCTATTGGACGAGATCTTAAAAGGTACGAATTCCAGAGAAAGGACAATTGCCTGCAAAGGGATCCTGAAGAAGTTAAGACAGTACGGAGTATTCGGGATTATTACGACCCATGATCTAGAATTGGCGGACTTGCCCGAGCTTTCTTTGTTTCATTTCAGAGAAGAAATAGAGAACGGCAAAATGACTTTCGATTATAAGATCAGATCAGGTATAGTCCAGTCCAGCAACGCTCTGGAAGTTTTGAGATTAGAAGGTTTGGATCTGGATTAA
- a CDS encoding SpoIIE family protein phosphatase produces the protein MVYFNSWAISSLICSIFTFIIFAFLAALKKKANYTSAFSYLFLFVFLINFGFFFSAIFPYPEAAYHRIVTGPAAAFGTIFLCIFAYLYPRNDHPKEAKYVIGSLLGISAITISYSYFQIFTNKPLFHFEGQIYNYQQKVGNLLAISLLVFLLVMIFIQVRKIIRANKEERKALIQMSLGMDLTYLVPVVSNLLFREGVITFNAFQQLYVGFMILGYFTLTILFINNTVDKTSFMTKIIGITVATCLVFAQAFSTVVNLKNESLFDEISIKEAQTFLNTGKSEGSSIAYAVSLGDSSTKPKVLIKSPGIEPNLNLAQKEILENRKSGNFQKRTPTTNVPKSSLENYVPSPNDLFYSYYLRDEVGERTLLVAFPYLHYRKFLDETNSWLVLLTLSLVFVILVLFPFFFNRSLVRPLNTLIRGVGEVNLGNLTIRIPVLVQDEIGYLSESFNKMVGSILEGRTKLEEYADTLEEKVDARTKEVTEKMEEIQSLKVQQDGDYFLTSLLSKPLMTNWNRSSLVTTNFYIEQKKKFVFKNKESEIGGDICISGNLLFGSEKERWSVFLNGDAMGKSMQGAGGAIVLGTAMNNIMARSASQGKVLNISPEDWVREAYRELDDIFRTFDGVMMASAILGLINESTGKMYYFNAEHPWAVLLRDGKASFLERELTLRKLGSPSEMSFRILEFDLKPGDILYVGSDGRDDINVTEDGVNWTMNSDENVFLKTVEGSKGDLDSIVDRIHSLGALSDDLSLIRIGFHEKLSSNITESKTSIPESVLRKYTEAKALLQQREIGTAVVLLEEALQSVPSFKAAARLLGQVYYDRKEYDPSSRWFEKYLEFDSDSPNIWFLLSVCYKHLKEYTKSSSAAEKVRSSQPHRLANLINLTDNYRLLGRFSEARSVLEVAWSIDAESPGVRKLDELLKSKGY, from the coding sequence ATGGTTTACTTTAACTCATGGGCGATCTCTTCGCTCATCTGTTCCATTTTTACTTTTATCATTTTTGCCTTTTTAGCTGCGTTAAAGAAGAAGGCGAATTATACAAGTGCGTTCTCTTATCTCTTTCTTTTCGTTTTTTTGATTAATTTCGGATTTTTTTTCTCAGCGATCTTTCCCTATCCGGAAGCGGCTTATCATCGGATAGTCACCGGTCCTGCAGCGGCATTCGGTACGATTTTTCTTTGTATTTTCGCGTATTTATATCCTAGGAACGATCATCCAAAAGAAGCAAAGTATGTGATCGGATCTCTACTTGGGATCTCCGCAATTACGATCTCTTATTCTTACTTTCAGATCTTTACTAATAAGCCTTTATTCCATTTTGAAGGGCAGATCTATAACTACCAGCAGAAGGTGGGTAACCTTTTAGCGATATCCCTTCTTGTATTTCTTTTGGTCATGATCTTTATTCAGGTCCGGAAAATTATCAGAGCAAATAAGGAAGAAAGAAAGGCTTTAATACAAATGTCTTTGGGGATGGACCTTACTTACTTGGTCCCTGTAGTTTCTAATCTTTTGTTTAGGGAAGGTGTGATCACTTTTAACGCTTTCCAGCAATTGTACGTGGGTTTTATGATCTTGGGTTATTTTACCCTAACTATATTATTTATTAATAATACAGTTGATAAAACTTCTTTTATGACCAAGATCATTGGAATTACCGTGGCGACCTGTTTGGTCTTTGCTCAGGCATTTTCAACCGTAGTAAATCTAAAAAATGAGTCCTTATTCGATGAGATCAGTATAAAGGAAGCACAAACTTTTCTGAATACAGGCAAATCCGAGGGTTCTTCGATCGCGTATGCGGTTTCTTTAGGAGATTCTTCCACTAAACCGAAGGTTTTGATAAAATCCCCCGGAATTGAGCCGAATTTAAATTTGGCGCAAAAGGAAATTTTAGAAAATAGAAAGTCCGGAAATTTCCAAAAAAGAACTCCAACTACGAACGTACCTAAATCAAGTTTAGAGAATTACGTACCTTCTCCAAACGATCTGTTTTATTCTTATTATTTGAGAGATGAAGTGGGAGAAAGAACTCTTCTGGTCGCTTTTCCGTATCTACATTACAGAAAGTTTTTGGATGAAACGAATAGCTGGCTAGTGCTATTAACTCTTTCTCTTGTATTCGTGATCTTAGTTCTCTTTCCATTCTTCTTTAATCGGAGTTTAGTACGTCCTTTAAATACTTTGATCCGAGGAGTTGGAGAAGTAAATTTAGGAAATCTTACGATCCGCATTCCTGTGCTTGTGCAAGATGAGATCGGTTATCTATCCGAATCTTTTAATAAGATGGTGGGGAGTATTTTAGAAGGAAGGACCAAGTTAGAAGAATACGCAGACACCTTGGAAGAAAAGGTGGACGCTCGTACAAAAGAAGTTACCGAAAAAATGGAAGAGATCCAATCGCTTAAGGTACAGCAGGATGGAGATTATTTTTTAACGTCTCTCTTAAGCAAACCTTTGATGACGAATTGGAACAGATCGTCTTTGGTTACGACTAACTTCTATATTGAACAAAAGAAAAAATTCGTATTTAAGAATAAAGAATCGGAAATAGGAGGAGATATTTGTATCAGCGGAAATCTCTTATTCGGCTCTGAAAAAGAAAGATGGTCCGTTTTTCTAAACGGGGATGCTATGGGAAAATCCATGCAAGGAGCGGGAGGGGCCATTGTGCTCGGGACAGCTATGAACAATATTATGGCCAGATCCGCAAGTCAAGGAAAGGTCCTGAATATTTCTCCGGAAGATTGGGTGAGAGAGGCTTACCGTGAGTTGGATGATATCTTCAGGACATTCGACGGAGTTATGATGGCTTCGGCAATTCTCGGCCTAATCAACGAAAGTACCGGAAAAATGTATTATTTTAATGCCGAACATCCTTGGGCAGTACTTCTCCGAGACGGCAAAGCTTCTTTTTTAGAAAGAGAATTAACTTTACGTAAACTAGGTTCTCCTTCCGAAATGAGTTTTCGGATTTTGGAATTCGATCTGAAGCCAGGAGACATTCTTTATGTTGGTTCGGATGGAAGAGACGATATCAATGTAACGGAAGACGGGGTGAATTGGACAATGAACTCCGATGAGAATGTGTTTCTCAAAACCGTGGAAGGATCCAAGGGAGACCTGGATAGTATAGTGGATCGTATCCATAGTTTGGGTGCGTTATCCGACGACCTTTCTTTGATACGGATCGGATTTCACGAAAAACTTTCATCGAATATTACGGAATCCAAAACTAGCATCCCGGAATCGGTACTAAGAAAGTACACGGAAGCCAAGGCATTATTACAACAAAGGGAAATAGGTACAGCAGTCGTATTATTGGAGGAAGCGTTACAGTCCGTTCCATCTTTCAAAGCGGCCGCAAGATTATTAGGTCAAGTATATTATGATAGAAAGGAGTATGATCCTTCTTCTCGCTGGTTCGAAAAATATTTAGAATTTGATTCAGATTCTCCGAATATCTGGTTTCTACTTTCGGTATGTTATAAACATTTAAAAGAATATACAAAGTCGAGCTCTGCAGCGGAGAAGGTTCGCAGTTCCCAACCTCATCGTCTTGCAAACCTAATCAATCTTACGGATAATTATAGACTATTGGGCCGTTTTAGCGAGGCTCGTTCCGTCCTGGAAGTTGCATGGTCGATAGATGCGGAGAGTCCAGGAGTCAGAAAGCTGGACGAACTCTTGAAATCGAAGGGCTACTAA